The genomic stretch TGGGTGGCCATATTGTTCAAGGACATGTTGACACTATTGCCAAAATTGTCGACAAGAAACCAGATGGAAATGCTATTGCCTATACTTTTGAATTAAGAGATAAagaatttatcaattacaTTGTCCACAAGGGGTTTATTGCTATTGATGGGGCTTCATTGACTGTTACCAATGTCGATCCATCTAAAGTTCAATTCTCAATTATGTTGATTAGCTACAGTCAAGAAAAGGTTATCTTAGCCAAGAAGGAAGTAGGCGACACTGTCAACATTGAAGTTGACTTGACGGGTAAGTTTATTGAGAAACAAGTTGAGATAAATTTAACTggtcaaattgaaaattccGACAGCCcattgaacaaattgattagCTCGTTGgttgaaaagaaagttAAAGAATATATCAAGTAATGAATTGTATAGCAAAAGTAATGTACAAATTCTCTTTTCAGAACGCTCCGCACAAAAATACCAccatgaaaaaaaaaacatttgttgaaggcaaaaaaaaagagaactTTATAGATCACTCTTATTTCAACTAACCAACCCACAATGGATATTATTTTAGGAATTAAAGTATCTGACGGCACCCTTATTGCAACATCTAAAGCTGCCACAAGAggtatttcaattttaaagGATACAGATGATAAAACAAGACATTTAAATGCACACAACTTAATAGCATACACTGGTGAAGCTGGTGATACGGTTCAGTTTGCCGAGTATGTTCAAGCAAACATTCAATTGTACTCGATGAGAGAAAATGACATTGAGTTATCTCCAAAGGCAACAGCCTCGTTTGTGAGAAACCAATTGGCCAGTTCCCTTAGATCTAGAAAACCGTACCAGGTGAACTGTTTAATTGGAGGATATGAtgtaaagaaaaatgagCCATCGTTGAATTGGATAGATTATTTGGGTACACAAGTTGAACTCCCTTATGGTGCTCATGGCTACGCT from Candida albicans SC5314 chromosome 5, complete sequence encodes the following:
- the RIB5 gene encoding riboflavin synthase (Putative riboflavin synthase; fungal-specific (no human or murine homolog); farnesol-downregulated; protein present in exponential and stationary growth phase yeast cultures); its protein translation is MFTGLVETIGTVLDYSKHDDSSTGGDGVSITIGNCSEILEDVKLGDSISTNGVCLTVTEFNLGKTLFKVGVAPETLRRTNLGDLKHGAPVNLERAVTSEVRLGGHIVQGHVDTIAKIVDKKPDGNAIAYTFELRDKEFINYIVHKGFIAIDGASLTVTNVDPSKVQFSIMLISYSQEKVILAKKEVGDTVNIEVDLTGKFIEKQVEINLTGQIENSDSPLNKLISSLVEKKVKEYIK
- the PRE1 gene encoding proteasome core particle subunit beta 4 (Putative beta 4 subunit of the 20S proteasome; Rim101-induced at acid pH; flucytosine induced; amphotericin B repressed), with amino-acid sequence MDIILGIKVSDGTLIATSKAATRGISILKDTDDKTRHLNAHNLIAYTGEAGDTVQFAEYVQANIQLYSMRENDIELSPKATASFVRNQLASSLRSRKPYQVNCLIGGYDVKKNEPSLNWIDYLGTQVELPYGAHGYAAFYTTSLLDKHYRKDMTVEDGLKLMDMCVKELQTRMPIDFKGVYIKVVDKDGIRQIESN